One Alligator mississippiensis isolate rAllMis1 chromosome 1, rAllMis1, whole genome shotgun sequence genomic window carries:
- the PAK5 gene encoding serine/threonine-protein kinase PAK 5, with protein sequence MFGKKKKRLEISGPSNFEHRVHTGFDHREQKFTGLPQQWHSLLADTANRPKPMVDPSCITPIQLAPMKTIVRGNKPRKDTSINGLLEEFDNISVTRSNSLRKESPPTPHQGNSNHVQSHQEENGYLTYSQYSSESDATTDYVTDKHRDKSLFGEELDRYCKGSYAMKQNGHMIKTKPTDAYYSEVKPLKSDILRFLPDYNTHMETKSKPIEYGGLKLEYQRVPSGSTLDYREPFHYAPSRTSVQSECSKERLEYSDSDWGSGPGKDDYEKRPKSSYVNQASPQPTMRQRSRSGSGLQEPVMPYGASAFKSNQQGHSYSSYTYPRLSETAAGIPKVDYDRAQMVVSPPLSGSDTYPRGPTKLPQNQSKVSYTSPGYQYPSVYHKAVHYHQPSFQSSSHYISTASYPSSPSITSSAYPPPSWVSSSDQQPSRVSHEQFRAALQLVVSPGDPREYLDNFIKIGEGSTGIVCIATEKHTGKQVAVKKMDLRKQQRRELLFNEVVIMRDYHHENVVDMYNSYLVGDELWVVMEFLEGGALTDIVTHTRMNEEQIATVCLSVLKALSYLHNQGVIHRDIKSDSILLTSDGRIKLSDFGFCAQVSKEVPKRKSLVGTPYWMAPEVISRLPYGTEVDIWSLGIMVIEMIDGEPPYFNEPPLQAMRRIRDNLPPRVKDIHKVSSVLRGFLDLMLVREPSQRATAQELLRHPFLKLAGPPSCIVPLMRQYRHR encoded by the exons ACTATCGTTAGAGGAAATAAACCTCGCAAGGACACTTCAATCAATGGCCTACTAGAAGAATTTGACAATATCTCAGTAACACGTTCAAATTCCCTCCGGAAGGAAagtcctcccaccccacaccaagGAAACTCAAACCATGTTCAAAGCCACCAGGAGGAAAATGGTTATCTCACATATTCTCAATATTCCAGTGAATCGGACGCCACTACAGACTATGTCACTGACAAACACAGAGACAAGAGCCTTTTTGGGGAAGAGTTAGACAGATACTGCAAAGGTAGCTATGCCATGAAGCAAAATGGtcacatgataaaaacaaaacccacagatGCCTATTATTCAGAGGTTAAGCCCTTAAAGTCAGAcatcttgaggttccttccagatTATAACACGcacatggaaacaaaaagcaaaccaATTGAGTACGGTGGCCTAAAGCTGGAATATCAAAGGGTTCCAAGTGGATCTACGCTAGACTATAGAGAACCCTTTCACTATGCTCCTTCTAGAACTTCAGTGCAAAGCGAGTGCTCTAAAGAAAGACTGGAATACAGTGACAGCGATTGGGGAAGTGGACCCGGCAAGGATGATTATGAGAAAAGACCAAAGTCGTCCTATGTAAACCAGGCAAGTCCTCAACCAACCATGAGACAGAGGTCCAGGTCAGGGTCTGGCCTTCAGGAACCAGTCATGCCCTATGGAGCAAGTGCTTTTAAATCCAATCAACAAGGACATTCATATAGTTCGTACACCTACCCTCGCTTGTCAGAAACTGCAGCAGGCATCCCGAAG GTGGATTATGATCGCGCACAGATGGTAGTTAGCCCACCGCTATCTGGATCAGATACCTACCCCAGAGGCCCAACAAAGCTACCTCAAAATCAGAGCAAAGTTAGTTATACAAGCCCTGGCTACCAGTACCCTTCAGTCTACCACAAAGCTGTTCATTATCACCAGCCTTCATTCCAGTCAAGCTCCCATTATATCTCCACGGCTTCTTACCCAAGCTCCCCAAGCATCACATCAAGTGCTTATCCACCACCCAGCTGGGTTTCATCGTCAGATCAGCAACCCTCCAGGGTGTCTCATGAACAGTTCAGAGCTGCCCTGCAGCTAGTTGTCAGCCCTGGTGACCCTAGGGAATACTTGGACAACTTTATCAAAATAGGAGAAGGTTCCACTGGAATAGTTTGCATTGCCACTGAGAAGCACACAGGAAAGCAAGTTGCAGTGAAGAAAATGGATCTCAGGAAACAGCAGAGAAGGGAACTACTCTTCAATGAG GTTGTGATAATGAGGGATTACCATCATGAAAATGTGGTTGATATGTACAACAGTTACCTTGTTGGTGATGAGCTGTGGGTTGTGATGGAGTTTCTAGAAGGTGGAGCTTTGACAGACATTGTGACTCACACAAG GATGAACGAAGAGCAGATAGCTACAGTTTGTTTATCTGTACTGAAAGCGCTGTCCTACCTGCATAATCAAGGCGTTATTCATCGTGATATCAAAAGTGACTCCATACTTCTTACAAGCGACGGAAGG ATTAAATTATCAGATTTTGGGTTTTGTGCCCAAGTGTCAAAGGAAGTCCCAAAAAGGAAATCCCTGGTTGGAACTCCATACTGGATGGCACCAGAGGTGATATCAAGACTGCCATATGGAACGGAG GTGGATATCTGGTCACTTGGTATCATGGTCATAGAAATGATAGATGGAGAACCACCATATTTCAATGAGCCACCACTCCAAGCAATGCGCAGAATCCGAGATAACTTACCTCCACGGGTGAAGGACATACATAAG gtATCCTCAGTCCTCCGAGGGTTCTTAGACTTGATGTTGGTGAGGGAGCCCTCACAGAGAGCAACAGCACAAGAACTACTAAGGCATCCATTTTTGAAACTGGCAGGCCCTCCTTCCTGTATCGTGCCACTCATGAGACAATACAGGCACCGCTGA